One window of Chlamydia sp. 04-14 genomic DNA carries:
- a CDS encoding SycD/LcrH family type III secretion system chaperone, producing MSKPTSNNSKKPSASFNKKTRSRLAELAAQKKAKANDLEQKYPVPTEEETKKALMDILQGLGDGLTLQQILGLSDVLLEEIYTIAYSFYSQGKYNEAIGLFQILTASKPQCYKYILGLSSCYHQLKMYNEAAFGFFLAFDAEPQNPIPPYYIADSLMKIDQAEESRDFLDITIDICANKPEYRILKERCNIMKDSLKDMIKETTPKKKKTTAAKSKTPAKKKSGGKR from the coding sequence ATGAGCAAGCCTACTTCCAATAATTCTAAAAAGCCATCAGCCTCGTTTAACAAAAAAACACGTAGCCGACTCGCTGAGCTTGCTGCACAAAAAAAAGCTAAGGCTAATGATTTAGAACAGAAATATCCAGTCCCTACAGAAGAAGAAACAAAGAAAGCTTTGATGGATATCTTACAGGGTCTCGGTGACGGATTAACTCTTCAACAAATCTTAGGTTTATCCGACGTTTTATTAGAAGAGATCTACACAATCGCTTACAGCTTCTATTCCCAAGGGAAATACAACGAAGCCATCGGTCTTTTCCAAATCCTTACAGCTTCCAAACCTCAGTGCTACAAGTATATCTTAGGCTTAAGCTCATGCTATCATCAGCTCAAAATGTACAATGAAGCAGCCTTTGGCTTCTTCCTTGCTTTTGATGCGGAGCCTCAAAACCCTATTCCTCCTTACTACATAGCGGACAGCTTGATGAAGATAGATCAAGCAGAGGAATCTCGAGATTTCTTAGATATTACTATCGATATTTGCGCTAACAAACCTGAATACAGAATTCTGAAAGAACGCTGCAATATTATGAAAGACTCTCTCAAAGACATGATCAAAGAAACAACTCCAAAAAAGAAAAAAACTACTGCTGCTAAATCAAAAACACCGGCCAAAAAGAAATCCGGTGGGAAACGTTAA
- the mutL gene encoding DNA mismatch repair endonuclease MutL produces MSSRNPIQLLDTITINQIAAGEVIENSISVVKELVENALDAGADEIEVETLGGGQGLIVVKDNGCGMSSEDVTLALKRHATSKIGEFSDVFSLCSFGFRGEALPAIASISKMEILSCPIAGEGSRTIIHGGEVILSETRPRQLGTTISIDSLFYNVPVRRGFQKSPQTDRIAMRKLLENRILSVENVGWSWISERQQEFRILKHQEFIERVAFVMGDGFMQEALRVDKGGNLARVVGFLGSPGFHRPTRLGQRVFINDRPVDSVFISKKISEAYAMLLPPQRHPVFVLKLYLPPEWCDFNVHPQKTEVRILREEFVGEFLLEAVGEVLARPQEVSVFGKTTRALPPLRFFDEPCFEASSKESHSPVSLPVVELTSSSFGPLPFLDREQDPLPVDKQTQITWGASQEVRFLTSLGKIVLAEDSEGVHAVFTEAARKHLFYLSLVDNHQHNYKSQSFLVPLCLEVTPEERIFLCSHIEEFKQLGIEISQMGPCVFAIESAPTFIGEEELKSWILSLAEEGCAKIDKRAMALLIKETLTGTMFCKTLRTFDISWLSLLWQLGKPEKAFDGTQIRRLVLDEDFIKE; encoded by the coding sequence ATGAGTTCAAGAAATCCTATTCAACTACTCGATACGATCACTATCAATCAGATAGCTGCGGGAGAGGTGATTGAAAACTCCATATCTGTTGTTAAAGAGTTGGTAGAGAATGCCTTAGATGCTGGGGCTGATGAAATAGAAGTGGAAACTCTAGGAGGAGGACAGGGCTTAATTGTTGTAAAAGACAATGGCTGTGGGATGAGCTCCGAAGATGTTACTCTTGCTCTTAAGCGTCACGCCACCTCAAAGATAGGTGAGTTTTCCGATGTTTTTTCTTTATGCAGTTTTGGCTTTCGCGGGGAAGCTCTTCCTGCAATAGCTTCTATCTCTAAAATGGAGATCCTTTCTTGTCCTATAGCAGGAGAAGGTTCTAGGACAATCATTCATGGAGGGGAGGTTATTTTATCCGAAACTAGGCCTCGTCAGCTAGGGACTACGATTTCTATAGACTCGCTATTTTATAATGTCCCTGTACGTCGGGGATTTCAGAAAAGTCCTCAAACAGATCGAATAGCTATGAGAAAGCTTTTAGAGAATAGGATTTTATCTGTGGAGAATGTCGGCTGGTCATGGATAAGTGAAAGACAACAGGAATTTCGCATTCTAAAGCATCAGGAATTTATCGAGAGGGTTGCTTTTGTGATGGGAGATGGTTTCATGCAGGAAGCTCTCCGCGTAGATAAGGGGGGTAATCTTGCGCGTGTTGTGGGTTTTCTAGGATCGCCAGGCTTTCATAGGCCTACACGGCTAGGTCAAAGGGTATTTATCAATGATCGTCCCGTAGATTCTGTGTTTATATCAAAAAAGATAAGCGAGGCCTATGCAATGCTTTTGCCTCCACAAAGACATCCTGTTTTTGTTTTGAAACTGTACCTTCCCCCAGAGTGGTGCGATTTTAATGTTCATCCTCAAAAAACAGAAGTAAGAATTCTTAGAGAAGAGTTTGTTGGAGAATTTCTTTTAGAGGCAGTAGGAGAGGTGCTAGCGCGTCCTCAAGAAGTATCTGTTTTTGGGAAAACAACACGTGCTTTGCCTCCCCTACGTTTTTTTGATGAGCCATGTTTTGAAGCCTCTTCAAAAGAGTCTCACAGCCCTGTTTCTTTGCCGGTGGTAGAATTGACTTCGTCTTCTTTCGGTCCTCTTCCTTTCTTGGATAGAGAACAAGATCCTTTGCCTGTGGATAAACAGACGCAAATTACTTGGGGAGCTTCTCAGGAAGTGCGTTTTTTAACTTCTTTAGGGAAAATAGTTCTTGCAGAGGACTCAGAAGGCGTTCATGCTGTTTTTACAGAAGCTGCTAGAAAACATTTATTTTACTTATCTTTGGTGGATAACCATCAACATAATTATAAAAGTCAGTCTTTTTTAGTTCCTTTATGTTTGGAAGTCACTCCTGAAGAGCGCATTTTCCTTTGTTCCCATATTGAGGAATTTAAACAATTAGGAATAGAAATCTCTCAAATGGGCCCCTGTGTATTTGCAATTGAAAGTGCCCCCACATTTATAGGTGAAGAAGAGTTAAAATCTTGGATACTTTCTTTAGCAGAAGAAGGATGTGCTAAAATTGATAAAAGAGCCATGGCTCTTTTAATCAAGGAAACTCTAACGGGGACCATGTTTTGTAAAACACTGCGGACATTCGATATTTCTTGGTTATCTTTGCTCTGGCAATTAGGTAAGCCTGAAAAAGCATTTGACGGCACACAAATACGTCGATTAGTTTTAGACGAGGATTTTATTAAGGAGTAA